Sequence from the Aliidongia dinghuensis genome:
TCGGCTGGCCAGGCGTGGAGCCGGACGCGCCTATAGTGCTCGATGAGATGCGAGTGGAGGGAAATCGGAAAGGAACCGCAGTCCGGACCATGGACCCCGTGGAGGGACCTCTCACTGATATCGAACGCCAAGCCTTGATCGATGCCCTCAAGAATGCGCGTCTGACCGGTGAGATAGCTGTGGAGGACGAGGCGTTGGCGTGGCTAGCCATCCTTCTAAGCCCAAGACCAATCCAACTCGCGTCGCTTAAGATATGCGATCTGAAATACTCGACAAGTCACGACGGGATTCCGACCTATGTCCTGCGGGTTCCGCGTGCGAAGCAGAGAGGCAAGCTCGCTAGGGATGAGTTTTTCGATCGAGCGCTTCTTCCAGAAATCGGAAAGCTCATCTCGCATCACATTGCAGAAGTCGAGAAAAGGCTGAAAGGCTTCGTGCCCGACGTAAGTTCGGCTCCTTTGTTTCCTGCAGTGAGAGATATCGAGAACTGGCTAGACGGTTTTGAATGGCACACTACGGCCGACAACATAGGCGGACGTATAACGTTCATCCTCGAAGGCCTCGCGGTTCATTCCGAACGTACCGGCGAACCACTGAACATCTTCCCAACCCGCCTCCGTCGAACGCTCGGCACTCATGCTGCTATCGAAGGACATGGCGAGTTACTTATAGCGGCCCTGCTCGACCACTCCGATACTCAGAATGCTGGCGTATATGTCGAGGCACGCCCGGAGATCGTTGAGCGCATCGATAAGGCGATTGCCATGCGCATGGCACCGCTTGCCCAGGCGTTTGCAGGGGTTCTGGTCGATGGTGCCTTTGGTGCCGACGAAGAAGACTATCTCATATCCGACCCACGATACGGTGACGGCGAACAGGCTGTTGGTGGATGCGGAAGCCACAGCTTTTGTAGTCTCGCCGCGCCAATCGCCTGCTACACGTGCCGGCACTTCCGACCGTGGCTGGATGGGCCTCACGAGGAGATTCTCGATGGTCTGTTGGGTGAGCGCGATCGCCTGATGAATGAAGGGAGCGCGCGGATTGCATCCATCAATGATCGCACAATCCTCGCGGTTGCTCAGGTTGTCGAAGAATGCAAAAAGCGGCGTTCGGCTTTGCCGGAGGCTGCTCGTGGTGTCAACCGGCGCGCAATCTTGACCCCCGATCGGCGTCCAATGTTGACCCCCTGATGGCGGGTTGTCCCGGTAGTCCATAGGAGGGGCCCGAGCGCGACGCGCAGTGCCTCCACGCGCGACGGAGC
This genomic interval carries:
- a CDS encoding site-specific integrase codes for the protein MVKNELEYRPYPELPTEVVTRDGAAFDPRRNRWTLRLAAKAHSLNFDRIEFVSPEIIDCIKAVLIWYVQNKSSSHTVNMFERLVHFFATIGSPCAPVSKIDSVSIINYRDSLSKETKWYLSGLSGFIKKWAALGWPGVEPDAPIVLDEMRVEGNRKGTAVRTMDPVEGPLTDIERQALIDALKNARLTGEIAVEDEALAWLAILLSPRPIQLASLKICDLKYSTSHDGIPTYVLRVPRAKQRGKLARDEFFDRALLPEIGKLISHHIAEVEKRLKGFVPDVSSAPLFPAVRDIENWLDGFEWHTTADNIGGRITFILEGLAVHSERTGEPLNIFPTRLRRTLGTHAAIEGHGELLIAALLDHSDTQNAGVYVEARPEIVERIDKAIAMRMAPLAQAFAGVLVDGAFGADEEDYLISDPRYGDGEQAVGGCGSHSFCSLAAPIACYTCRHFRPWLDGPHEEILDGLLGERDRLMNEGSARIASINDRTILAVAQVVEECKKRRSALPEAARGVNRRAILTPDRRPMLTP